One part of the Gemmatimonas sp. genome encodes these proteins:
- the recO gene encoding DNA repair protein RecO, whose protein sequence is MSLLQTDAIVLHVADYLESSRILRLVTREAGVQSVVARGARSSRKRFGSAVDLFAEGQAQIQTKPGRDLHALHGFDVTTARPALALDLGRFTAASAIAECALRLVHEEAAPVAYGTLVEGLDQLAMAAPHDTVTVTVGVLWRLVAEVGFRPSVGHCAECHAPVEAPLTARFSVMAGGTLCATCARRTPGGRLLPPDARAALEAWLGGHPVPLDASAARAHQRLLREFLLEHVPERRPLKAYQVWEQGQWDGSIKSHIK, encoded by the coding sequence ATGTCCCTGCTGCAAACCGACGCCATCGTGCTGCACGTGGCCGATTACCTGGAGTCGAGCCGCATCCTGAGGCTGGTGACCCGGGAGGCCGGGGTGCAGTCGGTGGTGGCGCGCGGGGCGCGCTCCTCGCGGAAACGGTTCGGGAGCGCCGTCGACCTGTTCGCCGAAGGGCAGGCGCAGATCCAGACGAAGCCGGGGCGCGACCTGCACGCCCTCCATGGCTTCGACGTGACGACGGCGCGACCGGCGCTGGCGCTCGACCTCGGTCGCTTCACGGCGGCCAGCGCCATCGCCGAGTGCGCCCTGCGGCTGGTGCATGAGGAGGCGGCGCCGGTGGCGTACGGAACGCTCGTGGAGGGGCTCGATCAGCTCGCAATGGCGGCCCCGCACGACACGGTCACCGTGACCGTGGGCGTGCTCTGGCGGTTGGTGGCCGAGGTGGGGTTTCGCCCCAGCGTGGGGCACTGCGCGGAGTGCCACGCCCCGGTCGAGGCTCCGCTCACGGCGCGATTTTCGGTGATGGCCGGGGGCACGCTATGTGCCACCTGTGCGCGGCGCACACCCGGGGGGCGGTTGCTTCCCCCCGACGCCCGGGCGGCGCTCGAGGCGTGGCTCGGCGGGCATCCCGTGCCCCTCGACGCCAGTGCTGCACGGGCGCACCAGCGTCTTCTGCGGGAGTTTCTCCTGGAGCATGTGCCGGAGCGGCGGCCGCTCAAGGCCTATCAGGTCTGGGAACAGGGGCAGTGGGACGGCAGCATCAAGTCGCACATCAAGTAG